A window of Desmospora profundinema genomic DNA:
CCCTGTGGGAGGCTGTGACGGAGCGGGTTGTGAATGGACACCCATGGAAAAAGCTCACAGCCGGTAAGGAGAGGAGAGTATGGACATGAAACATTTTTCCTATGTATTCCGATTTAAAAATCGGCGAGAAGGCGTTACACAGGTGTGGCTGGCGGAGCCTCCCGTCCATCACGCACAAGGAGCTCGGTTAGTATCCATGAGCCGCTCTCCAGATCAACAATCCCCTCCGGATGTGGCGGGAAACCGCCTTTCCTACTACCGGTTGGAACCGGGTGAAGCGATCGAGAATATCTACGACGTGACGGTTACGCCATCGATCGAGTGGGAGTCTCCCAGCACGTTATCGGAAAAGGAACGGGAGTTTTATTTGCGTTCCACCACCTTGGTCCGGATTACGGATGAAGTCCGGACCAAGGCGGATGAGATTTGCCGGGGGTTGGAGACGGACGAAGTGAAAGCGCGTGTGCTGTTCGACTATGTTCGAAGTCACTATCGCTACATCTATCCTCCAAAGGAGAGAGGGACGATTTCTTTCCTTCGGAACAAGAAAGGAGATTGTGGCGAGTTCTCTTTTTTGTATGCGGCCCTTTGTCGCGCCCAAAACATTCCGTGTCGGACGGTGGTAGGAGCGTTTGCCATGGGAAAGCACCATGCACACGTGTGGAATGAGGTGTTTTTAGAAGAGCGGGGATGGGTTCCGGTAGACACCTCCATGGCACATGTACAAAAAAGACAGCCGTGGCGAATGTTGTTCAGCCATATCCGTACGCTGTGGCCACGGGAATACTTTGGTCGTTTGGAGGATCAAAGGGTAATCTTCTCCATCGAAACGGAGATTTCCCCCGAGCCCGCTTATCCGGAAGGGTCAGAGGGAAAAAGGATTGAATGTTTAAGCGATCAAACGTTTTCTTGGGGGACACAATTGGCGGAAGGAAACATTCCTTATTTGCAGCCGATGTACTTTTACCATGAGAATCCAGCGAGTCGCGACCGTTTGGACGACTATTTCGGAGATTACCGGGTGCAGGAGCGAGGTTTGCGGTATAGATTTTTGATAATTAAACAGTTATTGCTATGGATGGCTATGGTTTCTTTGGTTTTATACTGGGGAAGTTTAAAAGAGTGGCATGTCATGAGCTTCCTATATTCTGTATTTTTTATTGGATATGCGGTAATGTCGGTTTTACGGAATGAACGGCCTTACTTCTTTGCGGCTGCGGCTGTATACTTTAGCATGTTGGCTTTTCTGGCTCACTGAGTCATTGCGTCGTGGTTTGCTCCATGTCTACTCAGGTAGGAGAAGTCATGATTGAGCGAAGAGCCGTCAGTCTATATTCCCTCCATAACAAGAAGCCTCCCCCTGTCGATTTATCGACAGGGGGAGGTTCGTTCAATTCATCTTTCCTTTTTCCACAATCGCCCGCACTTGACTGCCGTCCTCGGCTTGTAAGGCCTTGTCTGCCAACTGTCGTGCTGGATCCGTCTCCACTTGCCGCACTTCTTCCTTCACTTCGGGAATGGCACCGGCGCTCATGGAGAGTTCCTGCAATCCGAGCCCGACAAGAGCGGCGGTCATCTTGGGATCCCCCGCCAATTCGCCGCACATACCCACCAGGATGCCGGCGTTGCGGGCGGCGTCACAGGTCTGGCGAACGAGGCGCAACACGGCGGGGTGAGAGGCGTCATAGAGGGAAGCCACCCGTTCATTCCCGCGATCGGCGGCCAGGGTGTATTGGGTCAGGTCGTTGGTACCGATGCTCATAAAGTCGACTTCTCGGGCCAGGACATCGGCGTAGATGGCTGCTGCCGGCACTTCCACCATGATCCCCACCTTGATGGAAGCGGCGACTTCAGCGCCTTCCGCTTCCAGTTCCCGGCGGCATTCGGCCAAGAGTGTTTTTGCTTCGCGGATTTCCGACAGGTTTTCCACCATGGGGAACATGATCCACAGATTGCCGTGAACTCCCGCTCGCAAGAGCGCACGCAACTGGGTTTTAAAGATATCCGGGTTGGCGAGGCAAAACCGAATGGCCCGATGCCCCAGGAAGGGATTCTCCTCTTGAGGCAGTTCCGCATAGGGAAGGTCTTTGTCTCCGCCGATGTCCAGTGTGCGGATCACCACCGGTTTATCCCCGAAGGCTTCCAACACCTGACGGTAGGAGCGAACTTGTTCTTCTTCCGTCGGCCAGTGATCGTTTTCTAAATAAAGGAACTCTGTGCGAAACAAACCAATTCCTTCTGCTCCGTTTTGGAGGGCGGCATCCACGTCGGCAGGACTGCCGATGTTGGCAAATACCTGAATCCGGTGTCCGTCGGCAGTGAAGGCGTCCTCATCCGCTCGCTTCAAGGCTTGTTCTCGCACCTCTCGTTGCCGTTTCATCTCCGCTTCCGCCTGCTGCTGGGTTTCGGTGTCTGGATGGAGGGTGATGTCTCCGGACTCCCCGTCTACGATGACGGTGTCCCCCTCCTCAATCCGTTCCAGGGATTCGCCGAGACCGAGTACAGCGGGGATTCCCAAGGTGCGAGCCATAATTGCCGCGTGAGCCGTTTTGCTGCCCCGTGCCGTCACCATGGCGGCAATGCCGGGGGGGAATTGGGCGGTGTCCGAAGGAGCCAGCTCATCAGCAACAATCACACTGCCCGGCTCCAACCGCGTGGGATCAAAGGGCTGGATTCCCGAGAGGAGTAGAAGCAGACGACCGCCCACATCCCGGATATCGTCGGCGCGTGCCCGCATGTATTCGTCATCGAGGGAGGCCAACATATCGGACATTTCGTCGGTCACCTGTTGACAGACGGCTTCCGCATTCTTTTTTTGGTTGCGAATCCGGTTTTTCATCTCGCCGATATAAGCAGGATCATCCAGGAACGAGAGGTGGGCGTCAAAAATTCCCGCCTCTTCTTCTCCCATCCGGTCCAGCGTGGCTTGCCGCAGTTCCCGCAGCTGCTGACGTGCTTCTTCCACCGTTTTTTCCAGTCGCTTTTGTTCCGTATCGGTATCGGCGATCTCCGTTACGACGACTTCGGGCCGTTCCTTGCGCCATCGAACCGCTTGTCCGATGGCCAATCCCGGGGCCGCTCCGACTCCCTTCATCGCTTGGTTGGTCATCATGCACCTTCTTTCCGGTTTGAATAGTCAATCACGCAGTTCGTTGGCAATCCACTGGGCGAGGGCTTGAACTGCTTCTTTTTCGTCGTCCCCTTCGGCCCGGATGGCGATTTCTTCCCCGCCGCGGATGGAGAGGGACATCACGCCCAGCAGGCTCTTGGCGTCCGCTTGTTTATCCCCCT
This region includes:
- a CDS encoding transglutaminase-like domain-containing protein, with amino-acid sequence MDMKHFSYVFRFKNRREGVTQVWLAEPPVHHAQGARLVSMSRSPDQQSPPDVAGNRLSYYRLEPGEAIENIYDVTVTPSIEWESPSTLSEKEREFYLRSTTLVRITDEVRTKADEICRGLETDEVKARVLFDYVRSHYRYIYPPKERGTISFLRNKKGDCGEFSFLYAALCRAQNIPCRTVVGAFAMGKHHAHVWNEVFLEERGWVPVDTSMAHVQKRQPWRMLFSHIRTLWPREYFGRLEDQRVIFSIETEISPEPAYPEGSEGKRIECLSDQTFSWGTQLAEGNIPYLQPMYFYHENPASRDRLDDYFGDYRVQERGLRYRFLIIKQLLLWMAMVSLVLYWGSLKEWHVMSFLYSVFFIGYAVMSVLRNERPYFFAAAAVYFSMLAFLAH
- the ptsP gene encoding phosphoenolpyruvate--protein phosphotransferase; this translates as MTNQAMKGVGAAPGLAIGQAVRWRKERPEVVVTEIADTDTEQKRLEKTVEEARQQLRELRQATLDRMGEEEAGIFDAHLSFLDDPAYIGEMKNRIRNQKKNAEAVCQQVTDEMSDMLASLDDEYMRARADDIRDVGGRLLLLLSGIQPFDPTRLEPGSVIVADELAPSDTAQFPPGIAAMVTARGSKTAHAAIMARTLGIPAVLGLGESLERIEEGDTVIVDGESGDITLHPDTETQQQAEAEMKRQREVREQALKRADEDAFTADGHRIQVFANIGSPADVDAALQNGAEGIGLFRTEFLYLENDHWPTEEEQVRSYRQVLEAFGDKPVVIRTLDIGGDKDLPYAELPQEENPFLGHRAIRFCLANPDIFKTQLRALLRAGVHGNLWIMFPMVENLSEIREAKTLLAECRRELEAEGAEVAASIKVGIMVEVPAAAIYADVLAREVDFMSIGTNDLTQYTLAADRGNERVASLYDASHPAVLRLVRQTCDAARNAGILVGMCGELAGDPKMTAALVGLGLQELSMSAGAIPEVKEEVRQVETDPARQLADKALQAEDGSQVRAIVEKGKMN
- a CDS encoding HPr family phosphocarrier protein, coding for MVEQTLTIPNQTGLHARPAALLVKEAGRYASQVYIAKGDKQADAKSLLGVMSLSIRGGEEIAIRAEGDDEKEAVQALAQWIANELRD